One window from the genome of Salvia splendens isolate huo1 chromosome 9, SspV2, whole genome shotgun sequence encodes:
- the LOC121748788 gene encoding nuclear transcription factor Y subunit A-4-like: MPTLTKSNTNRQVEKGLRSIQTSTPYGQPWWQGLGSNDMPSSGQQEDSSINHAAVQPQGSVEGIPRDTETNVVLHSDLNRNNGEQEQQHLDANAQMELVGHSIMLTSYPYADPQYGGILTYGAPVHPHLLGYHPGRMPLPLEMEEEPVYVNAKQYHGILRRRQIRAKAELEKKLVKDRKPYLHESRHKHAMKRLRGSGGRFLNTKKLDGKENSASAEQSKSGETASSQSHSLTYTHLSTNSNGASHQNNEGALSTVQEMHKDHTPSKGFNTSHGLGSYCESGHLSKNSWNSLVSRGTRGPSSSK, from the exons ATGCCCACGCTTACAAAAAGTAATACTAATAGACAAGTAGAGAAAGGACTAAGAAGCATCCAGACCTCAACACCCTATGGTCAGCCTTGGTGGCAGGGTCTTGGGAGCAATGACATGCCTTCTTCAGGGCAGCAAGAAGATAGTTCCATAAATCATGCAGCTGTGCAACCACAAGGCTCTGTTGAAGGGATCCCCAGGGATACAGAAACTAATGTTGTTCTTCACTCTG ATTTGAATAGAAACAATGGTGAGCAAGAGCAGCAACATCTTGATGCAAATGCACAAATGGAGCTTGTTGGCCATTCTATT ATGCTGACATCATATCCATATGCGGACCCACAATATGGGGGGATTTTGACATATGGGGCGCCG GTGCATCCTCACTTGCTCGGCTATCATCCAGGAAGAATGCCTCTGCCTCTTGAAATGGAAGAAGAACCTGTTTATGTGAATGCAAAGCAGTACCATGGAATTCTGAGGCGCAGACAAATACGAGCAAAAGCTGAATTGGAAAAGAAATTGGTGAAAGAcagaaaa CCTTACCTTCACGAATCTCGTCATAAACATGCTATGAAAAGGTTAAGAGGCTCCGGAGGCCGTTTCCTGAATACCAAAAAGCTCGACGGCAAAGAAAACTCTGCCTCAGCGGAGCAATCAAAATCAGGGGAAACTGCTTCATCACAGTCACACTCCCTTACTTATACTCATTTGTCCACAAACAGTAACGGTGCCTCTCATCAAAACAACGAAGGAGCATTATCTACGGTTCAAGAAATGCACAAAGACCATACTCCCTCCAAGGGGTTCAACACCTCTCACGGTCTGGGGTCATATTGCGAAAGTGGACATTTGAGCAAAAACAGCTGGAACTCGCTAGTGAGCCGGGGCACACGAGGGCCTTCCTCTAGCAAATGA
- the LOC121747241 gene encoding N-alpha-acetyltransferase MAK3-like, whose amino-acid sequence MALEFDASEIEYMSYSGEHHLPLIMNLVDQELSEPYSIFTYRYFVYLWPNLSFLAFHKGKCVGTVVCKMGDHRHTFRGYIAMLVVLNSYRGRGIATELVSRSIKVMMESGCEEVTLEAEVTNKGALALYGRLGFIRAKRLFRYYLNGVDAFRLKLLFPRPEPDYSDSIKSVADESEEHGDGMPPEERTIQ is encoded by the exons ATGGCGTTGGAGTTTGATGCGTCAGAGATAGAGTACATGAGCTACAGTGGTGAGCATCACCTGCCACTGATTATGAATCTCGTGGATCAGGAGCTGAGTGAGCCCTATTCCATCTTCACCTACCGATACTTCGTCTATCTCTGGCCCAATCTCTCTTTTCTC GCATTCCATAAAGGAAAATGTGTTGGCACGGTGGTGTGCAAAATGGGAGATCATCGCCATACTTTCAGAGGATACATCGCCATGCTTGTTGTTCTCAACTCTTACAGAGGCCGAGGCATTG CAACTGAGCTTGTTAGTAGATCAATTAAAGTGATGATGGAATCAGGTTGCGAGGAG GTAACACTAGAAGCAGAAGTGACCAATAAAGGAGCGCTAGCACTGTATGGTCGTCTGGGATTTATTAGAGCCAAGAGGCTTTTCCGGTACTACTTGAATGGCGTTGATGCTTTCCGGCTGAAGCTGTTGTTTCCTCGACCAGAACCAGACTACTCTGATTCAATTAAGTCGGTTGCGGATGAGAGTGAGGAGCATGGTGATGGGATGCCCCCTGAAGAAAGAACTATACAGTAA